The following proteins are encoded in a genomic region of Lachnospiraceae bacterium KM106-2:
- a CDS encoding spermidine synthase, whose protein sequence is MELWFTEQHTKNVRFSIKVDRQLYSGRSEFQRIDIFDSKEFGRFLTLDGYMMLTEKDEFIYHEMIVHVPMAVHPNAQKILVIGAGDGGVIRELTRYPSVKQIDLVEIDELVVNVCKEYLPQTACCLTDSRVHITYQDGLKFVRHYQEEYDLIIVDSTDPFGPGEGLFTKEFYGNCYKALKEDGIMVNQHESPFYPDDAIAMQRAHKRITSSFPISKVYQVHIPTYPSGHWLFGFASKKYHPTNDLNEVKWNLLGIKTRYYNTKLHKGAFALPNYVEELLRDVE, encoded by the coding sequence ATGGAACTATGGTTTACCGAACAACATACTAAAAATGTCCGATTCTCTATCAAAGTAGATCGTCAGCTTTATTCTGGTCGTAGTGAATTTCAACGAATCGATATCTTTGATTCGAAAGAATTTGGACGTTTTCTTACCCTGGATGGTTATATGATGCTGACGGAAAAGGATGAATTTATTTATCACGAAATGATCGTTCATGTACCAATGGCTGTCCACCCTAATGCACAGAAGATACTTGTGATCGGCGCAGGCGACGGTGGTGTGATCCGTGAATTGACCCGCTATCCTTCTGTTAAACAGATTGACTTAGTCGAGATCGATGAACTTGTTGTCAATGTATGCAAAGAATATCTTCCTCAAACAGCCTGCTGCCTTACTGATAGTCGCGTACATATCACTTATCAAGATGGATTGAAGTTCGTGCGCCATTATCAAGAGGAATACGATTTGATCATCGTAGATTCCACTGACCCCTTTGGACCTGGCGAAGGTCTATTTACAAAGGAATTCTACGGGAACTGCTACAAAGCATTAAAAGAAGACGGTATCATGGTCAATCAGCACGAAAGTCCTTTTTATCCTGACGATGCCATTGCCATGCAGCGAGCACATAAACGGATCACCAGCTCCTTTCCCATTAGTAAAGTCTATCAAGTACATATTCCAACTTATCCATCTGGCCATTGGCTCTTCGGATTTGCATCAAAGAAATACCATCCGACAAATGATCTAAATGAGGTCAAATGGAACCTCCTAGGAATTAAAACTCGTTACTATAATACAAAACTTCATAAAGGTGCATTTGCCTTACCAAATTACGTAGAGGAGTTGTTAAGAGATGTGGAATAA